In one Leptospira fletcheri genomic region, the following are encoded:
- a CDS encoding LIC10067 family putative lipoprotein, with protein sequence MRQAKGDSLIGYRVGKMRTHNMRILLVSILVLGSLFCQNSSKHTDLSTLLGLGNPVITQIDPPSGSPPIAPYLPTQLTITGRNFGTDITTSAVTINGVTATILTANSTTITTTVPAGAASGLLYVMKTNGVVLCDPLNSSTATNCYGSKFYVDCYKSYNGAYGTEIGVTYPTAKSFSINGQVETHAIRVDLNLNGPTNVKIGCDTYTAVTYFSPTCGQTNIGTFSNPASWVYQPTINFTTYYTVQMFITAGTGNCNISFP encoded by the coding sequence ATGCGGCAAGCAAAAGGCGATTCTTTGATCGGTTATAGGGTAGGGAAAATGCGGACTCATAACATGCGGATTCTACTCGTTTCGATTTTAGTTCTAGGCTCTCTCTTTTGTCAGAACTCTTCAAAACATACGGATCTGAGTACGTTGCTAGGTTTGGGAAATCCGGTCATCACGCAAATTGATCCGCCATCCGGATCCCCTCCGATTGCGCCGTACTTGCCGACCCAATTGACGATTACGGGAAGAAATTTCGGTACGGATATAACCACATCCGCCGTGACGATCAACGGGGTGACCGCCACCATTCTTACCGCAAATTCGACGACGATCACGACGACTGTGCCTGCCGGAGCCGCATCCGGACTTTTGTATGTGATGAAAACTAACGGAGTCGTTCTTTGCGACCCTTTGAACAGTAGCACTGCCACGAATTGCTATGGCTCTAAATTCTATGTGGATTGCTATAAGTCCTATAACGGAGCCTACGGGACGGAGATAGGGGTTACCTATCCGACAGCTAAAAGTTTTTCTATCAATGGACAGGTCGAAACGCACGCAATTCGAGTGGATTTGAATCTAAACGGACCTACGAACGTAAAGATAGGTTGCGATACGTACACTGCGGTCACATATTTTTCTCCGACCTGCGGTCAGACGAATATAGGAACGTTTTCCAACCCGGCGAGCTGGGTGTACCAACCTACGATCAATTTCACGACGTACTATACCGTTCAAATGTTTATTACCGCTGGAACCGGAAACTGCAATATATCCTTTCCCTAA
- a CDS encoding lysophospholipid acyltransferase family protein, with protein sequence MDKEARAYLTIRNFVAPFIGMAVNITAYGTEHIVSNGKLILVCNHRSDMDPFILSCTFPRFISWVAAEYTFRIPIFKDLAKIAGGIPMSVDGKISLASIKMIQQVFKRGDVLGIFPEGHDYMVQNDFKKPMVDFHEGFAAFSIRNKVDILPTVIIPVEETYSDIPIPPIVRSFMGMPKEVCEIKKRAIYKKVKVVYGEKIDHRPFLSGSLEENLKNLSDEVRFRMTRLLEGQYVEA encoded by the coding sequence ATGGATAAAGAGGCAAGGGCGTATCTTACGATTCGAAATTTTGTCGCTCCGTTCATCGGAATGGCGGTGAATATCACCGCGTACGGTACGGAACACATCGTATCTAACGGCAAGTTGATTCTGGTCTGCAATCATCGCTCCGACATGGATCCATTTATTCTCTCTTGCACGTTCCCCAGATTCATTTCCTGGGTGGCGGCGGAATATACGTTTCGAATTCCGATCTTTAAGGATCTAGCCAAAATTGCGGGAGGAATCCCCATGTCGGTCGACGGTAAGATCTCTCTCGCTTCCATAAAAATGATCCAGCAAGTTTTCAAACGAGGGGACGTACTAGGAATCTTTCCGGAAGGTCATGATTACATGGTACAAAACGATTTCAAAAAACCCATGGTGGATTTTCACGAAGGTTTTGCAGCGTTTTCGATCCGGAACAAAGTAGATATTCTTCCTACCGTGATTATCCCTGTGGAAGAGACTTACTCGGATATTCCCATTCCACCCATCGTTCGTAGTTTTATGGGAATGCCGAAAGAAGTCTGTGAAATCAAGAAACGAGCGATTTACAAAAAAGTCAAAGTGGTTTATGGAGAGAAGATAGACCACCGGCCGTTCCTATCCGGATCGTTGGAAGAAAATTTAAAAAACCTTTCCGACGAGGTTCGTTTCCGAATGACGAGGTTGCTGGAAGGCCAATACGTGGAAGCCTAG
- a CDS encoding enoyl-CoA hydratase/isomerase family protein yields the protein MNSTVLYSLENKIATITLNRPEKRNAISRELLSKLMSLINQVSVDSEIRALLLRGEGSVFCAGADLKEREGMSEAEVHSFLDSIGKCFLSLENLSCPTIAALDGDAFGGGLELALSCDFIILKKNVRVGLTETGLGIIPGAGGTQRLPRRIGTYRAMEMILSGKTIDAETGYTYGLANSVSDSSAYEDAKSFAGILSEKAPIAVRLAKGAIRKGIGLEMEEALQVERAHYNQTLDTDDRKEALLAFKEKRKPNFKGR from the coding sequence ATGAACTCGACCGTTCTTTATTCCTTAGAAAACAAAATAGCAACGATTACTTTGAATCGTCCTGAGAAAAGAAATGCGATTTCTCGGGAATTACTCTCCAAGCTTATGTCCCTTATCAATCAAGTATCCGTCGACTCTGAAATCCGCGCTTTGCTCCTTCGGGGAGAAGGGTCCGTATTTTGTGCGGGAGCCGATTTAAAAGAAAGAGAGGGAATGAGCGAAGCGGAAGTACACTCGTTTTTGGATTCGATCGGAAAATGTTTTCTTTCTCTGGAAAATCTTTCCTGTCCTACGATCGCCGCTTTGGACGGGGACGCATTCGGAGGGGGATTGGAATTAGCTCTTTCCTGCGACTTTATTATTTTGAAAAAAAATGTTCGAGTCGGGCTGACCGAAACCGGTTTAGGAATTATACCGGGCGCCGGAGGTACCCAACGTCTGCCGAGAAGAATCGGGACCTACCGTGCCATGGAAATGATTCTGTCGGGCAAGACGATAGACGCGGAAACCGGTTATACTTACGGACTGGCAAATTCGGTATCTGATTCCTCGGCTTACGAGGACGCAAAATCCTTTGCTGGCATTCTTTCGGAAAAAGCCCCCATCGCAGTCCGCCTTGCAAAGGGAGCGATACGAAAAGGGATCGGCCTAGAAATGGAAGAAGCGTTGCAAGTGGAACGCGCCCACTACAATCAAACCTTGGATACCGATGACAGGAAGGAAGCCTTACTCGCCTTTAAAGAAAAACGGAAGCCGAATTTTAAAGGCCGGTGA
- the dapF gene encoding diaminopimelate epimerase: MAKVQFTKMEGIGNDYVYIDATRDDLRLSPEQIQKLSDRNFGIGGDGVIFIRSSNRGDFQMDMYNADGSSSEMCGNGIRCVAKYVYDHGLTSKKNPLIETGAGVLEVDLAVNSVNKVEFVSVDMGKPILAPSLIPVNLTGEGPILEHSIQIRDRSLKFTAVSMGNPHCVIFVEDPDTFPVHEIGPLIENKTDLFPRRVNVEFVSLKGKDHLYQRTWERGAGETLACGTGACAVMTAAHLTGRTGKDVRIDLRGGSLRIQWLESGHILMTGPAQEVFTGIVEV, encoded by the coding sequence TTGGCGAAAGTACAATTCACCAAAATGGAAGGAATCGGAAACGATTACGTGTACATAGATGCGACTCGGGACGATCTCAGGTTGAGTCCGGAGCAGATTCAAAAACTTTCGGATCGAAATTTCGGGATCGGGGGGGATGGAGTCATCTTCATTCGAAGCTCGAATCGGGGCGATTTTCAAATGGATATGTACAACGCCGACGGTTCCTCTTCCGAAATGTGCGGTAACGGAATTCGTTGCGTCGCCAAATATGTGTACGATCACGGGTTGACTTCCAAAAAGAATCCTCTCATCGAAACGGGAGCAGGTGTACTCGAAGTCGATCTAGCGGTAAATTCCGTAAATAAAGTGGAATTCGTTTCCGTGGATATGGGGAAGCCGATCCTTGCGCCGTCTCTTATTCCGGTAAATTTGACGGGAGAGGGGCCGATCCTAGAACATTCGATCCAGATCAGAGATCGATCCTTGAAGTTCACTGCGGTAAGTATGGGAAATCCTCACTGTGTGATTTTTGTGGAAGATCCGGATACCTTTCCGGTACATGAAATCGGTCCCTTGATCGAAAACAAAACGGATCTATTTCCGAGACGGGTAAACGTGGAGTTCGTTTCTTTAAAAGGAAAGGACCATCTTTACCAAAGGACTTGGGAAAGGGGCGCAGGAGAAACTCTTGCCTGTGGAACCGGGGCCTGCGCGGTGATGACTGCGGCACATTTGACCGGAAGAACCGGAAAAGACGTCAGGATTGATTTAAGAGGGGGAAGCCTTCGCATCCAGTGGTTGGAATCCGGACACATCTTAATGACCGGTCCGGCTCAGGAAGTATTTACCGGAATTGTGGAAGTCTAG
- a CDS encoding class I SAM-dependent RNA methyltransferase, with protein sequence MGSEKNRPWNLKKNLRNSKSKKGNLSEENEVRDIALERWANLGRTIAHTEGKTAFIKAGIPGEIVTVLVEKEKSELLWGRVKSVRNSSPSRIGTDCSSFPECGGCSYRHVSYEEELDIKKELLLDTLQGIAKSDRSRLPSVGILSGPSDHYRNTAQIKLLRTKKGILAGFYRENSNLFVRLPEEGCRQLPKEMNEYLSFVLRDSIRWTNKEECRLRFFGNSVIEYDEEEATIGPFFEEGLVWKIPIGGFTQVNRFLIEPWLERIRSWIPTGIDSVLELYCGAGLISLSLSSKIKRLTGYELSGRSVRMARENAEAAGRKNLSFEVLDLEKEPLPEKISLESDLWILNPPRSGASKKVMASLESCKPRSLIYSSCNHTTLARDLRAMDEFGYRIEDLVLADFFPRTHHFEVLVRLERNGNKTHS encoded by the coding sequence ATGGGCTCGGAAAAGAACCGTCCTTGGAATTTGAAAAAAAACCTTCGGAATTCCAAGTCGAAAAAAGGAAATCTTTCCGAAGAAAACGAGGTGAGGGATATCGCGCTCGAAAGATGGGCGAACCTAGGAAGAACCATTGCTCATACCGAAGGTAAAACCGCATTCATAAAGGCGGGAATTCCTGGAGAGATCGTCACCGTCCTTGTGGAGAAAGAAAAATCGGAACTCCTTTGGGGTAGGGTAAAATCCGTCCGAAATTCTTCTCCTTCCCGGATCGGTACGGACTGTTCCTCTTTTCCGGAATGCGGCGGTTGTTCTTATCGGCATGTGTCTTACGAGGAAGAACTCGATATTAAAAAAGAACTTCTACTGGATACTTTGCAGGGAATCGCAAAGTCAGATCGATCGCGTCTGCCGTCGGTCGGAATTCTATCCGGTCCTAGCGATCACTATCGAAATACCGCACAGATAAAACTCCTTCGTACGAAAAAAGGAATTCTCGCAGGATTTTACCGAGAGAATTCGAATCTGTTCGTCCGTCTTCCGGAGGAAGGTTGTAGGCAGCTTCCGAAAGAAATGAACGAGTATCTTTCTTTCGTACTTAGAGATTCGATTCGTTGGACAAACAAGGAAGAATGCAGGCTCAGGTTTTTCGGAAATTCCGTGATCGAGTACGACGAGGAAGAAGCGACGATCGGTCCTTTTTTCGAGGAGGGACTGGTTTGGAAGATTCCGATCGGAGGATTTACGCAAGTGAATCGGTTTTTGATCGAACCTTGGTTGGAGCGGATCCGGTCCTGGATTCCTACTGGAATCGACTCCGTTTTGGAACTTTACTGTGGGGCCGGTTTGATCAGCCTTTCCTTGTCGTCGAAAATAAAACGGCTGACCGGTTATGAATTATCAGGTCGATCGGTGCGTATGGCTAGGGAAAACGCGGAAGCTGCAGGCAGAAAGAATCTTTCTTTCGAGGTATTGGATTTGGAAAAAGAGCCCCTTCCCGAAAAGATTTCCTTGGAATCGGACCTATGGATTTTGAATCCCCCAAGATCCGGCGCTTCGAAAAAAGTCATGGCGTCCTTGGAATCTTGCAAGCCCCGTTCTCTGATTTATTCCAGTTGCAATCATACTACCTTAGCTCGGGATTTGCGTGCCATGGACGAATTCGGATATAGGATAGAAGATTTGGTTCTTGCCGATTTCTTTCCACGCACGCACCATTTCGAAGTTCTGGTTCGACTCGAACGAAACGGGAATAAAACACATTCTTAA
- a CDS encoding NAD(P)-binding protein → MNEDRFSRRVFLFTLALCSAALGIGALFKFRRKKLEGFILGPNKNLGHKIRDYSPGKNPIGEMKRTKVLIVGGGISGLSVGYYLKNSGFEDYLILDLEKEVGGNSRYEEREGLRFPWGAHYLPQPGKEAVLVRKFLEDIGLVVGKDKSGDPIYAETSLCFDPGERLFYQGRWHAGLLPRRSGEPDEQELKFKEILRSWKDRIGRDGKRAFVIPIDLSSRDPSILKLDMFPFSDYLKSQGISSPEILWYADYCVRDDYGANSESISAWAGLHYFCSRPHDEDDFPAVLTWPEGNGFLMEKLKSISENRIKTSQLVLNIKKIANTWETIVYDATRNQETKYVSEQVVYSLPSFTRKYILGEKNPVLHRLQYSPWLVANLFVDEVPEGKGHPPAWENVIYRSKGLGYVVSTHQDLRAQRPQSVLTYYHAFGERDTIGSRNSMARSSWKDWRDRILSDLRRPHPDIDGLVTRLDVMTMAHAMIRPNPGFLWGNDRQSLSLSAQGLHFAHSDLSGVSIFEEALYRGHEAFKKVSKDLGRAF, encoded by the coding sequence ATGAACGAGGATCGTTTTTCGAGGAGAGTCTTTCTTTTCACACTAGCCTTATGCTCGGCAGCACTGGGAATCGGCGCCCTCTTTAAGTTTAGGAGAAAAAAATTAGAAGGATTCATTCTAGGACCGAATAAAAATCTCGGGCATAAAATCCGCGACTATTCCCCCGGAAAAAACCCGATCGGAGAAATGAAAAGAACGAAAGTTCTGATCGTCGGCGGCGGCATTTCGGGACTTTCTGTCGGATACTACCTCAAAAATTCCGGATTCGAGGACTATCTGATTCTGGATTTGGAAAAGGAAGTCGGCGGCAATTCCAGGTACGAGGAGCGGGAAGGTCTCCGATTTCCATGGGGAGCGCATTATCTTCCACAGCCGGGAAAAGAAGCGGTACTTGTACGTAAGTTTTTGGAAGATATAGGGCTCGTTGTCGGAAAGGACAAGTCGGGAGATCCGATTTATGCGGAAACTTCTCTCTGTTTCGATCCTGGTGAAAGACTTTTTTACCAAGGGAGATGGCATGCAGGGTTATTGCCTAGAAGATCGGGGGAGCCAGACGAACAAGAGTTAAAATTCAAGGAAATACTTCGCTCTTGGAAAGACCGGATCGGCCGGGACGGAAAGCGAGCATTCGTGATTCCGATCGACCTATCTTCTAGAGATCCTTCCATTTTAAAATTGGACATGTTTCCGTTTTCGGATTATCTAAAGTCCCAAGGGATCTCCTCTCCCGAAATCCTCTGGTATGCTGATTATTGTGTTCGGGATGATTATGGCGCAAATTCGGAAAGTATATCCGCTTGGGCCGGGCTGCATTATTTCTGCTCTCGTCCCCATGACGAAGACGATTTTCCGGCCGTACTAACTTGGCCGGAAGGAAACGGATTCCTAATGGAAAAATTAAAAAGCATTTCCGAAAATCGGATCAAAACCTCGCAGTTAGTCTTAAATATAAAAAAAATCGCGAATACATGGGAAACGATCGTCTACGATGCGACGAGAAATCAGGAGACCAAATACGTTTCCGAGCAGGTGGTTTATTCCCTTCCCTCGTTTACGAGAAAGTATATATTGGGAGAAAAAAATCCCGTGTTGCATCGGCTACAGTATTCTCCCTGGCTCGTCGCGAACTTGTTCGTAGACGAAGTTCCGGAAGGGAAGGGACATCCGCCCGCTTGGGAAAACGTGATTTATCGGAGTAAAGGATTGGGATACGTGGTTTCAACTCACCAAGATCTTAGGGCGCAAAGACCTCAATCCGTTTTGACTTACTACCACGCTTTCGGCGAAAGGGATACGATAGGTTCCAGAAATTCCATGGCTCGGAGTTCTTGGAAAGATTGGAGAGACAGAATTCTCTCCGACTTGCGCCGACCACATCCGGACATAGACGGACTGGTTACTCGGTTGGACGTAATGACGATGGCTCACGCGATGATCCGACCGAATCCGGGCTTTCTCTGGGGAAACGATCGCCAAAGCCTTTCGCTCTCCGCTCAGGGTCTTCATTTTGCGCATTCCGATTTAAGTGGAGTATCCATTTTCGAGGAGGCTCTTTATAGAGGACACGAAGCCTTCAAGAAAGTGAGTAAAGATCTAGGAAGAGCTTTTTGA
- a CDS encoding WbuC family cupin fold metalloprotein, whose protein sequence is MPRLDREYIEESLYQQLLQEAAASSRGRTNHNFHELSEPYQRFLNVLTKNTYVQPHRHKNPPKPETFIALRGKLGFILFREDGSILETQILSSEGPVYGIDILPGIYHTVVCLSENCICFEGKSGPYDPQSDKEFATWCPSESDPNKEEYLNFLRSLF, encoded by the coding sequence TTGCCGCGACTCGATAGAGAATATATAGAAGAATCACTTTACCAGCAACTCCTGCAGGAAGCTGCCGCATCCTCCCGAGGCAGAACAAACCACAATTTTCACGAACTCTCGGAACCGTACCAGAGGTTCTTGAACGTCCTTACAAAGAACACTTACGTCCAACCCCATCGACATAAAAACCCTCCCAAGCCGGAAACGTTTATAGCGCTCCGGGGAAAACTGGGATTCATTCTCTTTCGGGAAGACGGAAGCATTCTAGAGACCCAAATTTTAAGTTCGGAAGGACCGGTGTATGGAATCGATATTCTTCCCGGAATTTACCATACCGTCGTCTGCCTTTCCGAAAATTGTATCTGTTTCGAAGGAAAATCAGGACCTTATGATCCTCAGTCGGACAAGGAATTTGCCACATGGTGTCCTTCGGAGTCGGATCCGAACAAAGAAGAATACCTGAACTTTCTACGTTCTCTCTTTTAA
- a CDS encoding patatin-like phospholipase family protein — protein sequence MPIIDDTEFLSRKNQESNLKLGEVFQGIWLENEICFAIAGGGCKAFYGLGIGHELKSWGLKLRQVSGVSAGAAMVLCLLCESEEESVAFFERIVRKNPRNFYFTKLFRGEPAFPHEEMYRKTIRFGMDFPKIIKSGAKVYIHTIRAFPKRDSLKNTFRLARLIAETGRAFLEDERDRNRGLHTERTFRVLRNWNMKEVLFTEADFQDPNTIEQIILNSSSIPPVVSFQKHRKEYYLDGGLTNNLLLEAFPPSAKIIGVHYESTTLVGKDPRLLGRCFLMNPSEPLPITSFDYTNAVGVRETYELGKRDARRNKERILDYLKRDWAKKASRLRS from the coding sequence ATGCCAATTATCGACGATACAGAATTTCTTTCCCGAAAGAACCAGGAATCGAACCTGAAGCTGGGAGAAGTGTTCCAAGGGATATGGTTGGAAAACGAAATTTGCTTCGCCATCGCAGGCGGAGGATGTAAGGCGTTTTATGGACTCGGGATCGGGCATGAGTTAAAATCTTGGGGATTGAAATTAAGACAAGTTTCGGGAGTTTCTGCGGGAGCCGCCATGGTCCTCTGTCTTCTCTGCGAATCCGAAGAGGAGTCCGTGGCTTTTTTCGAAAGGATTGTCCGTAAGAATCCTCGTAATTTTTATTTCACAAAACTCTTTCGCGGGGAACCGGCTTTTCCGCATGAAGAGATGTACAGAAAGACCATCCGGTTCGGTATGGATTTTCCCAAGATCATCAAGTCGGGCGCAAAGGTTTATATTCATACGATTCGGGCTTTTCCGAAAAGAGATTCTTTGAAAAACACGTTTCGCTTGGCACGTCTCATTGCCGAAACCGGAAGAGCTTTTTTAGAGGATGAACGGGACCGAAATCGGGGTTTACATACGGAGAGAACGTTTCGTGTTCTCCGAAATTGGAATATGAAGGAAGTCCTTTTTACCGAGGCGGACTTTCAGGATCCGAACACGATCGAACAGATTATCCTGAATTCCTCTTCGATTCCTCCGGTAGTCTCCTTTCAAAAACATAGAAAGGAATACTATCTGGATGGAGGCTTAACGAATAATCTTCTTTTAGAAGCATTTCCTCCGTCCGCAAAGATTATCGGCGTCCATTATGAATCTACGACTCTAGTCGGCAAGGATCCGAGGTTATTGGGTCGTTGCTTTTTGATGAATCCTTCCGAACCTTTGCCCATTACTAGTTTCGATTATACGAATGCGGTCGGCGTACGCGAGACATATGAGTTGGGAAAAAGGGACGCGCGCAGAAATAAGGAACGGATTCTCGATTATCTCAAAAGGGACTGGGCTAAAAAAGCGAGTCGCTTGCGGAGCTGA
- the dcd gene encoding dCTP deaminase yields the protein MILTGKEIKKRIGTDILIDPYSDERLNPNSYNLRLYDELLQYTSLPLDMKKPNEAVKLKISESGLELKPGILYLGRTVEYTETHNLVPMLEGRSSIGRLGMYVHVTAGFGDVGFKGFWTLEISVIQPLVIYPNVEICQIFYHTVEGEITEYKSGKYQGNKGIQTSMLYKDFENGKY from the coding sequence ATGATATTGACGGGCAAAGAAATCAAAAAACGAATTGGAACCGATATCCTGATCGATCCCTATTCGGACGAAAGATTAAATCCGAATTCTTACAACCTGAGACTCTATGACGAATTGCTTCAATACACTTCTTTACCGCTGGATATGAAGAAACCGAACGAAGCCGTAAAGTTGAAGATATCTGAGTCAGGCCTCGAGCTAAAACCCGGAATATTATATCTTGGTCGAACCGTAGAATATACGGAAACCCATAATTTGGTCCCGATGCTGGAAGGCCGCTCGTCCATCGGTAGATTGGGGATGTATGTCCATGTAACCGCAGGTTTCGGAGACGTAGGATTTAAAGGGTTCTGGACCTTGGAAATCTCGGTAATCCAACCTTTGGTCATTTATCCGAACGTGGAGATTTGCCAGATTTTCTACCATACTGTGGAAGGCGAAATTACGGAATACAAATCCGGAAAATACCAGGGCAACAAAGGGATCCAAACTTCGATGCTCTACAAAGACTTCGAAAACGGAAAATATTAA
- a CDS encoding HAD family hydrolase, translating into MALLLDLDNTLFDSVTIYESTLKQLERNAKRFGFKNPDEFRQKYSSARTEAKRELPKKSTNQLRLLYFKKMSESLFGSIRAKWVLDLEAEYFRLFLHGIKDWKRKNGNEFGKILRLLREIQEQKDLILLTNENLRTQLLKLKVLLPNTLKYQLTTSEEVGEEKPSRRIFEKALSLDSRKSGQDYMIGDSLEGDIQGALDYGIEAIHIKGILSDSNRSDFVLEKRSHAAGSYWEAPDLRSALNLVLATDQGRVL; encoded by the coding sequence ATGGCTCTTCTATTGGATTTGGACAATACGCTTTTCGACTCCGTAACGATTTACGAATCTACTTTGAAACAATTGGAGAGAAACGCGAAACGATTCGGTTTCAAGAATCCGGACGAATTTCGGCAGAAATATTCTTCGGCAAGAACCGAAGCAAAACGCGAATTACCCAAAAAATCCACGAATCAATTGCGACTATTGTACTTCAAAAAAATGTCCGAATCCCTATTCGGATCGATTCGGGCAAAATGGGTTCTGGATTTGGAGGCGGAATATTTTCGTCTTTTCCTGCACGGAATCAAGGACTGGAAGAGAAAGAACGGAAACGAGTTCGGGAAAATACTTCGGTTACTCCGGGAAATCCAGGAACAGAAGGATCTGATTCTTCTTACGAACGAGAATCTCAGAACCCAGCTTCTAAAATTAAAAGTGTTACTTCCGAATACCCTTAAATACCAACTGACGACCTCCGAAGAAGTCGGTGAGGAAAAACCTTCCCGTCGGATTTTTGAAAAAGCGCTAAGTTTGGATTCCCGGAAGAGTGGGCAGGACTATATGATCGGGGATTCTTTGGAAGGAGATATTCAAGGAGCATTGGATTACGGAATCGAAGCGATCCACATAAAGGGGATCCTATCCGATTCGAATCGAAGCGATTTCGTTCTGGAAAAAAGAAGTCATGCTGCGGGAAGCTATTGGGAAGCGCCCGACTTACGTTCCGCGCTGAATTTGGTCCTAGCTACGGACCAAGGGAGAGTGCTTTAG
- a CDS encoding VOC family protein, giving the protein MIIVEGIDYIVIPTGDLETSVKFYSELFDFETIEERTGEFAIIGLDSVNIKLLHTNGSKGALSEAKSPVLSFVLDVDDFTEAIVELESKSVQIVRGPEARDGGEFLHFLDPSGNILEINYKED; this is encoded by the coding sequence ATGATCATCGTAGAAGGAATCGACTACATCGTAATACCCACGGGAGATTTGGAAACCTCCGTGAAGTTTTATTCCGAACTATTCGATTTTGAGACCATCGAAGAGCGGACCGGTGAATTTGCAATTATAGGTCTCGACTCTGTTAATATCAAGCTTCTACATACCAACGGTAGCAAAGGAGCGCTTAGCGAAGCCAAGTCACCCGTGCTCAGCTTCGTTCTGGATGTGGACGATTTTACGGAGGCTATCGTGGAATTGGAGTCCAAATCCGTTCAGATCGTGAGAGGACCGGAAGCAAGGGACGGGGGAGAATTCCTGCATTTCTTGGATCCGTCCGGAAACATTTTAGAAATCAATTACAAAGAAGATTGA